ccaattttgctataTCTGATCTTATAGCTGAGAAGTCATCAAGATCAATTACACCGACTGCTTTCTGTTTAAGTGCTCTCTGTGATTCCTCATCCCTTTGCCAATTATTATCATTAGCAATGAAATTGTTTAGTAGGAGTTGGATTTCACTATACGGCCTTGCCATACAACTTCCTCCATAAGTTTagtcaagattcatctttgatgTCTCGTGACCCAACACCTCATCAATCTGATAGTGATATAGGTAGTCTCTGAGTAACTTCTTGTATCTTTTCCAAGCTTGATAAAGAGTCTCGCCATCCCGTTGTTGGAACCCAAGAATCTGGCTCCTCAACAACTTTGTCTCCTTAGTGGgaaaaaacttgattaagaattttcttgctagatcatcccaagtgtggaTCGAGTTCGCGGGCTCCTTTTGCAACCATTCTTTAGCTTTCCCCAGCAGTGAAAAGGGGAACAATGTTATCCTGATGTAGTCCTTGGAAATGTTCGGATAATTGTAAGTATCCGTAGTTTCCAGGAAGTTCTAAATGTGCCTctgcgggtcttcatgagatGACCCACATATTGCCTAGTAGACTAAATCAGCTATACCATGTGCTATTTAATTTCAAAGTGACCCGTGATATCAGGCTTCACTATAGCCCGAGTCACGTTAGCAAGATTGAGCCTTGCATTTTCTATCACCGGACGCTCTTCATTACTTGCCATCTCCAGTGGTTGTGGTTGAACTACAATGTCCAATTCTCTTTTTATTGTAGTTCTAGCTTCGACTTCCCTCCTCACCCTGCAAAGTGTTCGTTCTATTTCAGGATCAAGAGGAAGGAGGTTGTTTGcgcttctactcctccgcattcagGAGAAGAGCCTGCGTTAATACAAATAAGGCAAActgaaaattaaaacttgaacaaataaataataaaagcttAAATAAGATaagtagctaatttctaagtccccgacaACGGAGCCAAAACCTTGTTGTgacaaaacacacacacacgcaagtatacgtgatcATTAAGTAATAAaatagtgagtagagtatcgttcccacggaGACTTATGGTTAACTTTTGACTGATTCAAAGTCAAAAAACTTATCGATTCAAGAGATTTTTTTCACAAAATGTGTAAGTGAGTAATTAACTACCAAAAAAACTATCAAGCAATGAAATAACTAGAGATCGACTACAACACGTAGGCAATTTCGGATAATAATCAGTAGGagaggatattccagggtcataGGCTAGCTAACAATCTTGTTGCGTTCTTGGCTTAAACTGACTAATTGATTTATCTGGTttgttgattgacagggttgatGTTACTCGTAAGAATCTGTGAAGTTCTTAATCGTATATTCAAGCTAACTTAATacatatatgtctatggaattaagactaacaagaacgcatttacaCTTCCTGTATCTCAACCAAGCAAGACAATTAGGTATATTTCTATCATAATTGCTAATCCATTCCTCGATGTCCGggcaagaacttgctctatttaatccTCTATGCAATTTAGAATtctcactttcgagttcaactctagattcgtaAGTAATATTTCACTGCTAGCTATGCAGCAAAATAACTAAGAACATAATTAAATAAAgaacccaatatgataaaatcaaaCTCGTCAATTTAAACTTCAAATGTCACCATTTATTTAGCACCCATGATCCAGAATAATAAGGTTCTTAGCCACTCATATTCAtacaatcataaaaaataatgttttCCCACATAAAATCAATGAAtactagaagaagaagaagaatggaagAATTGATCCAATCCGTGCTCCCGAGTGTTTCATACTTTTGTTCCTCTCTCTAAGTAGCGTCCTCCTTGCCAAAATAGGTTTAGGTTGGCTTTTATATGAGTTGGGCCATCTTGGGGTCGAAATAACCGAGTCCCAGTCGAAATAGGACAACTTCTCGTCGCCAGCGCCCATGGCAGCTTGGGGCGCTAGCCCTGGCACTGGGTTTTTTGACCATTTTGTTTTGTTCGCCACAGGGAGCGCCCCACGCTGCCTGTGGCGCTACAATATGcacttttcccttttcttcccATTTTCGCTTCAATTCGCGCATCTTTATCCCAAATTGCATTCGGATGATTTCTACACATAGAAATACCACAAATCATTATAGTATATATTCGAAATCTACGATAAATGAGCAAAATGCGAGGCAATATACATAAAGATATGCATTCTTTAAGCCAAATATTAGTCATGCAGGGATCAATACAACAAACCAAATGTGTATTACTAATATAGTGGTATAACATATTTGtaatttatgtattattttaTACGAGATAGATTGTGGAATGAAAAATATGTGTTCTAATTATACGAGATAATTAAAGctatttaaaacaaaaaatgagatTTAAAATTGGAATTTCCTTCTTGACAATCTTACATCCAGAACTCTTTATCGGTAAATATTTATCCATGCCAGGTGCTTACACCAAACCAATTTTACTTGCCACGGTCAAGTGATTTCATGAAGTAAAAATATGCATTAATTGACTGTGGAAGTGAATTTGCAAACACATGCCATGCATACATTTATTGATTTGGCGTAAATAATAGCCAGAATTTTCATATGTTAATCACCAAGATTTGCAACAAAACATGGCAACCTCTAAATTTGTTATATGGGAAAGTTCTGGCAATCACTAGGAGCGCTTACCAAATTCTACCCGGATGCTATCTTTCCACGACTTTTCTTACCGGGAAAAAAATTTAAACGGTGGTTCTAAAATTAGCTAATTGATGTTTAATACAGCACAAATTCTTATTGTGATGACTACATTAATAagtaatcaacaacaacaacaacaacaacaacccagtataatcccacaagtggggtctggggagggtaatatgtacgcagaccttacccctaccccgaagggtagggaggctgtttccaggagaccctcggctcaaaaaagcaataggaggtgatatattagtaccataaaaatgtgtaataaaaataacaacaatatataagagatatgaaatatgaaatacaggatacgaaatacgaaatacgaaatagatggatggtatagtacaactagaaggtaaagccctgcatcaatagacgaccaatgacattcctaatctaactcctaactggatagtctccctctatgtgctgtagaaatattcacactctcccctaacctacaaccttaatgctcgacctccatagttccctatcaagggccatgtcctcagtaatcctaagtcgcgccatgtcatgtctgatcacctctccccaatacttcttaggtctccctctacctctccgcgtgcccactacatccagtcgctcacacctcctcaccggtgcatcagtgctcctcctctgaatgtgcccgaaccatctgagtcttacttcccgcatcttgtcctccatgggggccacacccaccttctctcgaatatcttcattcctaatcttatccatccttgtatgcccgcacatccacctcaacatcctcatctctgctactttcatcttctgggtgtgtgagttctttaccggccaacattcagttccatacaacatggcaggcctaaccactgctctataaaacttaccttttagtaacggtggcactttcttgtcacacaagactcccgacgctaacctccacttcatccaccccacccctatacggtgtgtgacatcctcgtcaatctccccgatcccctgaataaccgatccaaggtacttgaaactacctttctTGAGAAttacttgagagtcaagcctcacttcaactcccgcttccgtcggctcaactccaaatttgcactcgaggtattccttcttcgtcctactcaacttgaaacctttagactcaagagcatgtctccaaatctctagcctctcgttgacgccgcctcttgtctcgtcaattagaataatgtcatcagcaaatagcatgcaccatggaacctccccttgaatatgatgagtcagtgcatccatcaccagggcaaataggaatgggctgagcgcagacccttggtgcaaccccgtaataactggaaagtgttcagagtcgcctcctactgtcctaacccgagtcttagctccatcatacatgtctttaatcaccctaatatagttactcgggacccctttatcctctaagcagctccataagaccttcctaggaaccttatcgtacgctttctccagatcaataaacaccatgtggagatccttcttcttatctctgtactgttccaccatcctcctaataaggtggatagcttctgtggtagatcgtcccggcatgaacccgaactggttgtctgaaatagacaccgtccttcgcactctcatttctaccactctctcccaaactttcatggtatgacttagtaatttgatgcccctatagttgttacagctctggacatcacctttgttcttatacaacgggaccattgtactccacctccactcttcaggcattctattagtcttgaatataacactaaacaatgcagtaagccattccaagcctgctctacccacacacctccacagttcaaccggaatttcgtctggcccggtagctctgccccttctcacctccacagttcaacatTAATAAGTAATCCCAAATAATATAGATGTTAGATTCTACTTACTAATTTGAAAATATCTTATGAGATTTCATGCTCTATTTCAGATTATTTCATGGAAAAATATTTAATGTTTAACCAAAATCAAGTAGATACCAAACAAATCAATCAAATCTCTTTCAATCTTATTAAATTTATATATAGATGACTGCAATTAGGAGTAGTACACAAATATTAACCAAAATCAAGAAAAATAAGCACAACATCATCCTTTTTATGCTAATGGAAAATTTCATCTATATTCATCTTTTGATGTCAATGATTTTCTCAATTCTTTTTGTAGTTTCTGGCAATGAAAAACCAATTTTAGTACCCCTTAACTACACTTCCATTATGCAAACTAGAAATTTTTTTATGTCTATTGATTCATCCAATCTTCCAGATCCCCCAATGCCATCTTATACTTTTACTCTTTACCATCGCGATGTATTtgaaaaatcaaacttcaaaGACTACGACTCCATGCTCAGAGCTCGTCTTGCTCGAGGGCATACTAGAGCAAGTTATTTGGCTTCGGTTTTTGAAAATGGTAACAATGTTAAAGAAGGGATTGTTCGTGGACGAGCCACAGGGTTAACGACCACACACAGTGCAGAAGGTGAGCTTGTCGCGTCTTTTTTAATTGGTAGCGATTTCAGCAGAAGTTATTTGCTAGTAGACACTGGCACTGATTTGGTTTGGTGGCAATGTGGACCATGTAGTCGATGCTATAAACAAATATATCATCCTATATATAATTCTACTGCATCAAAAACTTTCCAAAAAATTGATTGCACTAAAGATAATTCGAGTTGCATCACTGAGGATCCAGCTTTTAAATGTATTGAAAAAATGCGTTATTGTCGCTATGATATACCATACGCAAGTGGTATCCAATCAGTAGGTTTCATGGCGTCTGAGGTGATTACTTTTACTTCAGACCATAAATCACAGAGGATTATGTTTGGATGTGGAAAAAATCAAAATGGTGGGAAAGTTATGTTTAGTGGTGCATATTCTGGGATTGTTGGCCTTAGTCGTAGAGTAAACCCGAATGATCCAGGTGGATATTCTTTACCATCACAACTTAACGCGACGTTATTTGCTTTTTGTCTACCAAGTTTTGATTCAGGAGAATCATCTATCCTCAGTTTCAATAAAGCCCCGTGGCCAGGAGCAAGAATGGCAAAATTAATACCAAATTACAGGTTACCTCAATTGCATTTTGTCGATCTTTATACAATCTTTATTGATGATAAGGAAGTTCCAGTGAAACCGTCATGGTGGCAATTTGGTAAAAACTTCAATGGTGGAGTCATCGTGGATACAGGGACCATAATTACACATTTTCCTCAAGATTTCTACATCTTATTTCGCGATATATTTAGATCTGAGGTAGAAGATCTTCAAATGGTTGATAATCCAATTGAAGATTTCGACACTTGTTACCAAGACATTGATGGTAGTGAAGTGTACTTTCCTGTTGTGAAGTTGTACTTTGGCAGCAAAAGTCCTGGTTCAATGTTGTTTCTGGCGCAAGAACGAGTTGTACTTCTCATAGGTGATCAGTATTGTCTAGCTTTTAAGGGATGGGATAAAGAATTAACATTATTAGGCTCTAATCAACTCCAAGCAGTAGGATTAACTTTTGATACTTCAGAGAACACTTTGACTTTCGACTTAGATGCATGTGATTGAAGTATACAAAAGTTCAAATTTTAAAAACTTAAAGGTTTATTCCAATTCAATATAAAATGGACTATATATGTTTCATTATTTTCTCTTGCTTTTCTTGTGCACTTTTATGTGCCTTTTGGTTTTATTGAAGACCTTTTATTTtgctgtcatgtgaccaggaggtcacgagttcgagccaTGAAAATAGCATCTTGAAGAAATGCAGGATATGGCTGCGTACGATAGACCCTTATGGTCCGACCCTTCCCCAGACCCCGGACGGGCTGCCCTTTTTTATCTATAGTTTTGGAAGAGATATAGTTTTGTTGTAAACGAACTCTTCCACTTGATGATTATTTCTTTTAAGTCATTGCACCAATTTGACTTTTGGATATGACTTGGCACGCCATGTGATTAGTGGACACATGATAGGGCTGTATTGTGGGTCGGGCCCGCGAGACCACATGcctaatgggccaaacggtccgGTTCAAACGGGTCGGTCTCAAATGGTCTTTGAGGCCCACGGTGGGCTGGTCCTACACAAATAACCGCGAGTCCGGGACCGACAAGCGGGCCTGGGCCGGCAACCGGGCCTAACGGGCCCACcgataatatattttctttttttttttaaaaagaccaACGACTAGAAATTAAAAAAAGTAGCCATTGGCCCTTAATTTCAACAGTTGGGAAGTTTAAAagaatagccatttggcccccaaactttgttttaacctcaaactttttataattacactttttcctattctcaactataaataccccctcatttttttatttttactcacaaattcatcaatctctctaaatctctctctaattttcttctataattgcttactttattattgcaatttagTGAAAAATTGTGaggttggtgaattgaagtattcaagtcttcaacgatattcaattttcaagaagctgttcgtcaattcggtaaactcgttccaactcttaagttttaattttatagttttgtgtgttttatttagtataattataattaatatggacttttctttgaaaaaaaatatttgggggtaagggtaagggaaaatctaaaattggtgaatctagtcgccaagctactactcttcccccggctccccgacccagacctgttacccgtcctcctccacctgttattcttgatagtgataacccttgttttcaattttccgatagtcaattttgccatgatgttgcaccaggtcaacaattaaatgaagaagttatgaatgctctttatactaatcaaactatctttgaaaatgtagaggaaaatgatgatttagatgaaacgcaaccgaatttagatgatacacctactagtcctgttaataacccaactgatgccctgtctgaccctcctgtagtaacccctacttttaatagacaaccttctaaacggcccgaaacatctcttgtttggcacttttttactcaactaagagaacaaaataaggctaagtataaaacttgtgggtctttgatggctcataaatttactggagaccgtagcggtacgggTAGTTTGGCTAGACAAATAAAGACATAAATAGAGATAAAGCTAgctatttacaaatgaaagctgcgcaagagtggacaagtgtagatagtacggttaaccctagtacagggtCAAATCTAGTTCAATCGGGAATTAACACTATTACCGGTGGCATTTAATATTTTGATCCAAATAAATATCGTGAAGAATTGGTAAAAATAGTTATTGTTATGTGCTTACcatatagttttccttctaaccctcattttgtgcattatattagaagagtttttaatcctaccaccaccaccaacgaaaattcctccggaccttgaaggatttatgagatttgttagagataatacatagactaatatgtaacttgtattttggcacatcttccttagttttttttccttttaatggtggtattagtaccttgttgtgctcattccattggggggaggaagactaagaaagatattgtcattctttgttaatgtcgtaatagtaaaatatataagacattcccttgaatatttctttgcaatttattttgtgtttaaatttgatatagtatatatattatatataagctatatattatataaggcaatatataattatatatacatactatatataaatatatagctaattataagcaatttatattagtatatacatatatagtttacaagaaattgccttagataaaaaaaattcaaaaacaaaatagcccgaaacgaaaaagcccgtttaggcccgtgggcccgacccatttagcccgggaccatgtgggcttaggaccagAGTGGGCCGGTCTCACCCATTTGCACCGTTAGGCCCGAGACCGTTTGGCCCAGCCCGTTTGGGCCCGGGCCCGTCCCACAATACATCCTTAACACATGATATGAATTTGGACCTTAAGATAAAATAATGTTCAATATTGACTAAATCTTTTTTGCGCCACTCGTATTCTATGATAGTGAAATTCTATTACCATTACGTCTTGCAAGGCATTACTCGTTCTAAAACAGGGTAGCCCGGTGCTCTAAGCTTCTGTTGTGCGCAGGTCCGGAAAGGGTCGGATcacaagggtctatcgtacgcaaccttaccctgcaTTCTATAAGAGGTTGCTTCTACGTCTCGAAGCTGTgaccttgtcacgaccctaaatccagaTTCGACCGTGATGGCGCCCCTCGTGAAGACAACgccagccaactattcccaattcgacgttaaatagttaaacaacaagaaaatagtctaaaacatgatttaataatactaatTAACATGTAATATCATTaaaatgcggaagtacaacccaacacaacccgataccggggtgtcactagtcatgagcatctataaaacctaatacaagtctgaaaagtctgcaaactattacaaatgtctgataagagatagaaatgataaagagggagaaatacggtactgcggacgtcaagcagctacctcgtggactccgatatttgtcgggagctctcaactcgcactggcatgATCCGCAACGCCTGATTCTGCACacaagggtgcagggagtaaagtgagtactccaacttagtgagtaacggatgtaaataaagtctgaaaggaagaaatcacgtaaggcacaaagcattctataatgaagcagtaaagttatttaaaaatagaaaatcagtgaaagataggtaaaatcctttaactcaagtttaacttcatgaaaagcctttctcaataattaagtaggtaattgacagtcaattatgaaaagtaaacacataaaggctcgctcctcgggcatagtatcaataaATCCACCCctcaggcaacatctcagaacagtaccagcccctcgggcaatcacatagaacaataccagcccctcgggctcaatctcacatcacaatgggtacccccgctcactgggggtgtacagactcctggaggggccccttacggcccaagcgcaataacaagctaTCTTGTGGCATCaacactaggccctcgacctcatatcaatcaagccacctcgtggcgtacatatctgaGGCCCTCGGCttcaaatcaatatcagtgtttcttcacaacataggccctcgatcttactcagtcaaaatcctcacaagccactcggcagcagtaaaaacagtgtttctcagcccaaacatcatttaaaatatcatttaagtaataaaactgagtaaacatggctgagtatgaaaacagtgggaaaatagcatgactgagttcaaatataaagtcaaacagtgaggaaatatcagtaaaaaagccctgaagggttcaaactgttggcacgaagcccaaatatggcattcagcccaaataatgatgataccaaatagttttcaatcaaatacgcggtaaaatcatcaatcgggatggaccaagtcacaatccctaatagtgcacgactccacactcgtcatcaagcgtgtgtctcacctcaatatagcactacgatgtgcaaatctggggtttcaaaccctcagaatatcatttacaatcattattcacctcgaaccggctaaatctctagctcacgatgcctttgcccctcaaatcggcctccatgcgcgtcgaatctatccaaaatcagaacaaggacgtcaaaatatactaagggaatgaagcccaagcgaaaacaataaataaatggcacaaatcccgaaattaccaaaacccgacccccgagcccacatctcaaaattcgATAAGAGTTACATCACCGGAATCCCTATCCTCCcacaagtctatacatatcaagaacattgaaattggagtccaaatgacccctcaaatcctcatttaaagtctcttaatctcaagccctaatttctcaattttaggcttagattccatgatttattaggtagatttcacaatagaatcgagttttaagtccaaaattcttacctacaaatatttccccttgaatccctcttcaatctccttcaaaaagctccaaaaatgacaaactatggaggaaataaaccccacattcacggacaagacgaccttaaaaactttctgcccaggcattaattccttcttcgcgaacgcggtcaatgcctcacgttcgcgaagcacaaaaataactttgactaaaatcctcttacgcgaacgcaacAAGACCCTCGCAAACGCGATGGTTCCTCAaacttacccttcgcgaacgcataccctctctcgcgaacacgatgaacaaaCTCGACCTCAGACCTAGCTGACCAAAAGACTCTATGTGGACGCGTCTCCTTTCTCGCGAACATGATGCACGAGCAtgcagcccttcgcgaacgcaaaggatAAAATTCCACTAAATTCCACTGACTCTTCACGAacacgagggtccactcgcgaacgtgaagagtaaaaacctgcaacagctgaacctgcaatttctgcaactccaaacttcaCGAAATGGTCCgattaaccacctgaaactcacccgaggcccccgggacctcaaccaaaggaacaaacataacccaaaaccttattaaaacttgtaccaatctacaaaacacctcaaacaacatcaaatcaaccaaaacacattggattcaagcctaaatttccaaaatattccgaattccgcttttgataaaaaaactcaaccaaactgcgtccgaatgacctaaaattttggaCACATATCCCAAACGACACGaaagaactactgcaactctcggaattccattccgacccctatatcaaaatctcccctaccaaccagaaatcaccaaaatatcaacttcgccagtTCAAGCCTATATCTACTCTGAACctctaaaactcattccgatcacactcctaagtcataaattacctcccgaagctaaccgaaccatcggaactcacatacgagccctataacatataagtcaacatccgattgacttttccaacttgaacttccgtaaaagagactaagtgtctcaaaccttaccaaaatcatcccggattcgatccgaccaacccgacaccacataacacagataaacaaagtataaagaagtagaaatagggaaaacagagtggtaattcatgagatgactggccgggttgtcacattctccccaacttaaacaaacgcttgtcctcgaatgagtcaagaaacatacctgaagccttaaacaagtgaggatatctgctccgcatctcccactcggtctcccaggtagcctcctctacaggccgacctctccactgcactttcactgaagctatatcctttgacattaactttcgaacctgacgacccaaaatagctactggctccatatcataagtcaaatcatcatccaactgaaccgtgatgaaatccaaaacataagacggatccccaatatactttcggagcatagaaacatgaaataccggatgcacactcgacaagctgggtgcaaaagcaagctcataagccacctccccaatcctccgaagcacctcaaaaggttcaatgaaccgcggactcaacttccctttcttcccaattctcataacacccttcatgggcgaaaccttcaatagaaccttctcgccgacCATGTAGGAAACATCTTGAACCTTCCGGTCAGCATAACTCCTTTGTtgcgactgcgctgtatgaagcctctcttgaatcaccttcaccttctccaaagcatcctgcaccaaatcagtccccaatagcctagcctcaccgggctcgaacaaactaactggagatctacactgcctcccacacaaagcctcatatggagctatctgaatactcggctgtagctgttgttataagcaaactatgcaagcggtagaaactgatctcatgaccctccgaaattaatgacacaagcacgcaacatgtcgtccaatatctgaatagtgcgctcggactatccgtccatctgagggtgaaaattgtgctcaactcaacctaagtacccaactctcgctgcacaggcctccaaaactgtgaagtaaactgagtgcccctatctcctggatataaatctctgccaaccactctgaagaataagtagtacacataggaatgaagtgtacAGACTTAGtaagctgatccacaatcacccaaatagcatcgaacttcctcaaagtccgtggaagtcccataacaaagtccatagtgatcctctcccacttctaccTT
The Nicotiana sylvestris chromosome 11, ASM39365v2, whole genome shotgun sequence DNA segment above includes these coding regions:
- the LOC138882232 gene encoding protein ASPARTIC PROTEASE IN GUARD CELL 1-like, whose product is MENFIYIHLLMSMIFSILFVVSGNEKPILVPLNYTSIMQTRNFFMSIDSSNLPDPPMPSYTFTLYHRDVFEKSNFKDYDSMLRARLARGHTRASYLASVFENGNNVKEGIVRGRATGLTTTHSAEGELVASFLIGSDFSRSYLLVDTGTDLVWWQCGPCSRCYKQIYHPIYNSTASKTFQKIDCTKDNSSCITEDPAFKCIEKMRYCRYDIPYASGIQSVGFMASEVITFTSDHKSQRIMFGCGKNQNGGKVMFSGAYSGIVGLSRRVNPNDPGGYSLPSQLNATLFAFCLPSFDSGESSILSFNKAPWPGARMAKLIPNYRLPQLHFVDLYTIFIDDKEVPVKPSWWQFGKNFNGGVIVDTGTIITHFPQDFYILFRDIFRSEVEDLQMVDNPIEDFDTCYQDIDGSEVYFPVVKLYFGSKSPGSMLFLAQERVVLLIGDQYCLAFKGWDKELTLLGSNQLQAVGLTFDTSENTLTFDLDACD